One Arachis duranensis cultivar V14167 unplaced genomic scaffold, aradu.V14167.gnm2.J7QH unplaced_Scaffold_134752, whole genome shotgun sequence genomic window, ATGTCTTGTATCTCCTTTGAATTAGGAACCTAAAAGCACGAAACAAGCAAAACAGACCAGTCAGGTAATCACCACAGGTAACAGGTACAATAAAAGATTGGCGCACCTCTCCACAATGAAGGGTTACAAAAAGACCTTGTTCTCTGGCGAATTTCAATGCTGGCAAGTATCTTTTCCAAAAAAAGATAACGGGAGACTTTGATCTAAAGCATCATTACGAATTACTATGCTAGAGTCCTTGATAGATTGACATACCATTTGCCAACCTTTGGATTCCCAGATAGGTCAATTCCAACCACCCCCAAATGCCTCATTTCCAGTGCCAGTTTCACCTGCAACACAGAAATGGAGTGTTGAAGGTATTAAGTAGCAAGCATCAAACTTAAGGATGCTGAAATTACTCATCTTACAGTTTCCATAGTTGCTTCTGTTGTCTCCCTACGATCAGCACTCAAGAGAAGCCTAACAAAGATTTTCTTCCTACTATTTCCATCACATTTATCATTTGTAGCTGGAGATTCTAAAAGATTTCTAGGATCCTCAGTATAAGGAATTAAAGCCACATCAACCGAGCTGACAGATCTTATCCCTTCCAATACAGCTTCAACATAAGAACGTTTGCTCATTCCTTGGGAATCGTTTTTCTGTAAGGAATTAAGCCGAAAAATTCACTGCCGAATCAAtagaaaaaaccaaaaagaaaaaaagagtccGCATCAAGTACCAAGCTCTTCTAGTTACCTTTGGGGTGGTTCTCAATTCGAGATAGACAACCTTTTCTGATGCGAAATCTTCAACAACCTGCATTCAGAAATTGCTTCTATAAATGCAAAGGCTGAAGGCATCGGATTTAGAAACACAGAAATTTAGATAGTAAGCAACCATACTTCATTCGCAATTCTTGTAACAGTCATGTGATCATCTGTATTTACAAAACCATAACCACCACCATTATAAGCCTTAAACACTATAATAGTAAAACAAGGGAAAGTCTAGAGGGCCAGCAATTCTAtagaattttggccagcatgtaaccagcagaaaaatgtgagccattggatgaaatctcataccaatctcacaccatcaaatcatcattgatggttagttgatggctaacaatcacaaaagttgctggccccctagcattgctctagTAACAATTACTAACACTAAAAGTGACAATCAAACAGTCCCTCATATCACAAACACTAGCAGAGCGCGTAATTTTTACAATCAAACAGCTGTTAAGGGTCAAAATCAGTCCCAAAATGAACATGAAGCTGAACAACAGTGAAGCGGCACactgaaaataaaacaagaaaataggaAAGGGAAAAAGGGAAAAGGAGCATACTTTTAAGGATAACATGCTCCACTTGGGAAAAATCTATTAGACCCTTGTCCCACAAAGCTCTAGCGAGTTCTCTGTGCAACAAAAAAAAGGGATAAGAGGAAAGAGAATGAGATGAAGAAACaaaacaagagagagaggaaaggAGAAAAGGAGTACAGGAGAGTGGAGCCTCTGATGGATCCATTGAGGTGAGCATGGAGTTCCACCTTTGGCATTGACATCCACCACTccatcttttcttcttcctcaacaCTGAAACTGAAACTGCAAGTGCTTCATTGGGTGTTGGGTAAGAGTAAGAGTACACTCTGGTTGGTTCAGAAGAGACTGGCCAATGGCCATTCACTGAACTCATCCAAGGGCGTGTatcagacaaaaaaaaaaaacagcactCAAACATGTTGAGGATTTAGGGTTCATGCCACGATCATTGTGATAAGATCCCAATCAATGTTATACTTGCTGTTAATTTTGAATATTCAACTATTATTTCCTATCTTTGAAATACTTAGTGTTGATATTTGTATTTGTACgttcaaaaacttaaaaaaaaaagataaaaaataagttttagtcaattttaaatttataattcttttaagaataaactattatttttatctacaaaaattgaaaataccTTCATATCTATttatagaaaacagaaattaccatttgtattcataaaaaataaatttttgtagataaaattatctaaaccctcgaaaattaaataaaattcccTATACCATTCTCTCCACTACTACAACCATCATCTCCCTCTTCTCTATCTCAACGTTCTCAGCGACTCCAATCCTAACATTGATCACATCGCCGCTCAGTATCACCGCCTTACCCTCCTCCTCAACCACCACCTTAACCTCTTCGCCACACACTCTCTCATCGGCGTCGGTAGCAACTCAACAACACCAGCACCATCATCACCAGCATAACCATCTATCGCAAAGAAATCCTAGATCTAAGGATGCCGCAGAGCGTCATGGCGGTCGATACCAGTAGGTTGCTCGTCAGGACCTCGAGAACAATGCCGAGGATGACTCCGCCGCCGCCAAGAAGTCCAAATCGGAGAAGTTCCCTCTCAACAGCTGCGAATTCGCCATGGCCATCGCCGTATTCTTCATTTTCACCATTGGCCTTTTCTGTATCTACCTCACCGCCTCCGAATTTGGCCGCATCAAGCTCCCACGCACTCTCTCCGATCTTCTCCTCCTCAAGTAAATAAAGATCCCTCTTTTCATTATTATGTTATCATCTTCATAGATTTATCTAAATCAAATTAGTATTAGATGAACGTAACATTAGTGATTTAGACAGTGGGAGAAagcatctttttttttgtgagaaaaaaaaaagaaaattttcgaatttgttGTATTGTTTTCAGAGTAAGggtgtgtttgaatttttatgtAGTTTATTGTGCTTGTTTTTTTTGTATACAGAGAATCTTGCAGCATATGACGAAGAAGTgaaataagagagagagagaaaatattgagagagaaagagagagagagatgatgGTAACAGTGGTGAAAGAAGGATAgtttaagaattttatttaattttttaggggTTGAATAATTTTGTCTGtagaaatctattttttatgGCCATGGATTCCTTGCTCCTACATTTTTGTAGGTTTATCGTTAAccatcataaaaataattacaaaatgtaccccattttttttgtaaaattaataaaaaaataaaagtgagatacttgaggggtgtcagtgtatttatagtggtgaaccaataacaaTCGTTGAAATAGTTCCACTTTTTAAGGAGGATAActgtccctttatcttaggaaaattgagatatggctcctggaagtgggtGAGAGATTTTGGAAggagttacttatttgaataagtgttatctgccagctaatctttaCTTCCGACTTTCTTA contains:
- the LOC107472507 gene encoding N6-mAMP deaminase, producing MEWWMSMPKVELHAHLNGSIRGSTLLELARALWDKGLIDFSQVEHVILKNDHMTVTRIANEVVEDFASEKVVYLELRTTPKKNDSQGMSKRSYVEAVLEGIRSVSSVDVALIPYTEDPRNLLESPATNDKCDGNSRKKIFVRLLLSADRRETTEATMETVKLALEMRHLGVVGIDLSGNPKVGKWYVNLSRTLA